GTGACCGTGACGACGATGCGCCCCGGCACCGCCCACGCCCGCACGCGCACCGGCGGCCGCCCGTGCAGCAGCGCGTTGGTGACCGCCTCGCTGGTGCTCAGCACCAGGCCGTGCAGGTCGTCGGCGGCGAGCCCGGCGGTGGCCTGCAGGCCCGCGACCACCTGCCGGGCATGCCGGACCACGGGGTCGACCAGCTCGACGGCGGGCGGCAGGGCCTCCAGCGGGTCCTCCCACGACGTCACCGCATTGGCGAGGAAGTCGTGCGGGTCCTGGTAGAGCGGGCTGCGCTCGCGGCGCCCGTCGGGCGTGACCACGTAGGCGTGGGTGCGCCGCGCGTGGTCGAGGACCTCGGCCGGGGCGGTGCGGGTGTCGTAGGGGCACAGCCCGTACATCGGGAACTCGTTGTAGACCTGGTTGGCGGCGGCCTCGTAGCGCGCCCACCACTCCCACGGCACGCCGACACCGGGGTGGGGCACGTCACCGGCGATGCGGATCTGCGTGGCGCCCTCGGCCACGTAGCCGCCCAGCATCTCCCGGTGCCGTTTGATCGCCACGGCGGGGCGCAGGTAGTGCCGGTCGCCGTCGATGAACACCACGCCGCTGCCCGTCCCGAGCGCGGAGCGCACCAGCCGCTGGTGGCGCTCGCCGAACAGCGACACGGTCGGCTCGCCGGCCGCGACGCCGTCGCAGAGGAAAGGCACGACGACCGCCAGGAACTCCTCGTCGGAGCCGAAGAAGGCGGTCTCGTGGTAGATGCCGTCGTGCCCGGCGGCCGGGCCTGACCTCACGACTCCACCAGCCTGAGGTCGGGCAGCCGCAGCATGTCGGCCAGCAGCCGCACCATGCTGTCGCGGGCGACGTGCAGCACCGTGCGCGCACCCCGGGCGCGGGCGTGCTCGACGAGCTGGAACAGCCCGCGGTGGTCGATGAAGTTCAGCTGCTGCGCGTCGAAGATCAGCTCGTCGCCGTCCGGCGCCGGGTCGGCCCGGTGCAGCGCCGTGCGCAGCAGCGCGTGCCCGGACACGTCGATGTCGCCCGCGAGCGCCGCGCCGACGCCCGGCTCGGCCGAGGCGAACAGCCGCAGCGGGGCCGAGGCCCTGCTGGCCACCGGGTGCATGCTGGCCAGCTCGGCGATCGCGGCGGCGCTCAGCTCGCGGCGGTGGTAGCCGCACATCGCGGCGAACGGGTGCCCGGTCATGTACCGGTCGACCTGGTGCTCGTAGCGGGTGAACGCGTCCAGCTGCTCCGGGGTGCGCACGAGGGGCGTGGCCTGGGCCGCGACCCGCAGCCCGCGGTAGCCGGCCGCGATGGCCCGCTCGGTGGCGTGCGCGTACGCCTGAACCTGGACCGCCGGGTCGACCGGCAGCCCGGCACCGTAGATGGCCAGATCCTGGACGAGCGCGGCGCCGCCGGCCCGTGCGGCGGTGAAGCCGTCGACGTCGTCGAGGTCGGTCTGCCGCGCCTGCTCGGCGAGGTAGATCACTTGTTGCCCGGCCGCGAGGCCGTCGGCGAGGAACCGGCCGGCGGCGGCGCGGAACTCGCCGGGCGTGTCGAACACCCAGCAAACATGATCATGGCGGCCGAGGCCGTCGACCGCGTCGACGAACCCACTCCGGCGCATCGTCCCAACGTAGCACGCTGCACAGCCTGCCTCCGGGCTCGTGAACCGCGCTCACCTCCGCACGCGGGGGGAGGGCGGCCCCCCAGACGCCGCCCTCCCCCTACCGTCCCGACCGGATGACCGTCCACAAAGGTTGGTCTCAACTCCCGGAAACCGGGCGGGCGGGTCCGCCGCACGGACCCGCCCGCCTTGGATCCAAAGGTCAGCTGGCGAAGGCCTTGACCTCCAGCAGGCCCAGCGAGGCCGAGCCGGTGGCGGTCAGCGACACTCTCAGCCGGGTCGTGCTGACCCCGGTGAAGGTGACGGTGTTGTACGCGTTCTTGGTCAGCGTGTACGCGCTCGCGCCGGGCACGTCCACGTACGCGCTGCCGTTCCAGTACTGCAGCTTCCACGCCGACGGCATGTCGATGCCCTGCT
The Catellatospora sp. IY07-71 DNA segment above includes these coding regions:
- a CDS encoding sensor histidine kinase, coding for MRSGPAAGHDGIYHETAFFGSDEEFLAVVVPFLCDGVAAGEPTVSLFGERHQRLVRSALGTGSGVVFIDGDRHYLRPAVAIKRHREMLGGYVAEGATQIRIAGDVPHPGVGVPWEWWARYEAAANQVYNEFPMYGLCPYDTRTAPAEVLDHARRTHAYVVTPDGRRERSPLYQDPHDFLANAVTSWEDPLEALPPAVELVDPVVRHARQVVAGLQATAGLAADDLHGLVLSTSEAVTNALLHGRPPVRVRAWAVPGRIVVTVTDRGPGPADPSSGLMPGPGPGGLGLWLAHQLCSYVSLRRGPDGFTIRLVGGESA
- a CDS encoding MEDS domain-containing protein, encoding MRRSGFVDAVDGLGRHDHVCWVFDTPGEFRAAAGRFLADGLAAGQQVIYLAEQARQTDLDDVDGFTAARAGGAALVQDLAIYGAGLPVDPAVQVQAYAHATERAIAAGYRGLRVAAQATPLVRTPEQLDAFTRYEHQVDRYMTGHPFAAMCGYHRRELSAAAIAELASMHPVASRASAPLRLFASAEPGVGAALAGDIDVSGHALLRTALHRADPAPDGDELIFDAQQLNFIDHRGLFQLVEHARARGARTVLHVARDSMVRLLADMLRLPDLRLVES